Sequence from the Desulfuromonas acetoxidans DSM 684 genome:
CCTCTCATCTATTAAAATCTGCGTACTGTACGGGGCTCACAGAAGCACGAAACATAGCCGATTCAAGGATGTTCGTCAAGTGATTTCAATATTTTTTTCATACCAGACCTGCATCAGACACAAGCCCTGTGCAGGCGCAGTCAAACCGGCCCGACAGCGCTGCCCCGAGGCTAGGATTTCGGCAAGTTGACCAGCAGTTAACTTAGCTCGTCCCACCTCGACCAAACTGCCGACAATGATGCGCACCATGTTCTTTAAAAAACCACTGCCACGCACATCAATGATCAACTCATCGCCCTCGTCAATAAGCAACACCTCAAACAGGGTTCGCTGTGTTGTTGCTGCAGCACAGCCTGACGCTTGAAACGCGGCAAAATCATGTGTGCCGACAAGAGCATCCGCAGCCTGTGTCATCGCCTCAACATCCAGGCCACCAGCAACATGCCAACTGGTTAAACGGTGCAAAGGCGATCGAATCCGTCCCCGATAGAGCCGATAACGGTACCATTTGCCCTGTGCATCAAAGCGGGCATGAAAATCATCGGCAACCCGACAGACCTGACGAACCACGATATCCTGCGGCAAAAAACGGTTGACCCCTTCGCGGTAAGCGGACAAAGGCAGCAGGGTCTCGACATCGAAATGAGCCTTCATGTCAATTGCGTGAACTCCTGCATCCGTCCGTCCGGATGAATACACCCGAACTGAAGCGCCGATCACCTGTGCAAGAGCCGATTCAATCTGTTCCTGCACCGTCTGAGCATTGGGCTGCACTTGCCAGCCCCCATAGGAGGTGCCGTCGTATTCAACAGTGAGACACAAGCGCGGCATAGCTACTTAATTTCTCCACGCCTGCTCAACCATCTGAACCATATTGACAGCCGTCCCCTTACGTAAATTGTCCATAGCGACAAACACCTGAAAGGCCGTGGACGCATCATTGGCTGGCCGCAAGCGACCAACCTGAACATCATCCACCCCCGCTGAATCAATCGGCATGGGATATTCTCCCTGCGACGCATCATCCAGCAACTCAATCCCTGGCGCATCGGTGAGGGCCTGCTCAAGACAATTCACGTCTACAGATTGGTCAAATTCAACATAAAGACTCGCACAATCACCGTAAA
This genomic interval carries:
- the truA gene encoding tRNA pseudouridine(38-40) synthase TruA, yielding MPRLCLTVEYDGTSYGGWQVQPNAQTVQEQIESALAQVIGASVRVYSSGRTDAGVHAIDMKAHFDVETLLPLSAYREGVNRFLPQDIVVRQVCRVADDFHARFDAQGKWYRYRLYRGRIRSPLHRLTSWHVAGGLDVEAMTQAADALVGTHDFAAFQASGCAAATTQRTLFEVLLIDEGDELIIDVRGSGFLKNMVRIIVGSLVEVGRAKLTAGQLAEILASGQRCRAGLTAPAQGLCLMQVWYEKNIEIT